One segment of Mycolicibacterium sp. YH-1 DNA contains the following:
- a CDS encoding oxygenase MpaB family protein yields MTQDTSPACPVTSDAAISGGCPVAPGGYDGPPEALGPDSLTWKYFGQWTGLFQGTWAGSMQNMHPQLGAAVQEHSIFFMERIPRLLRSIYPIGGVVFDGDRAPMTGAEVRDYHVGIKGVDEQGRRYSALNPEVFYWAHATFFKSTLLAAEKFGGGISEADKRQLFDEHVTWYRMYGMSMRPVPKSWEEFQEYWDHMCNNVLEKHYAATEVMDLSTMPKHPSLRWIPDPLWALNLKVMQRFLTFMTVALYDPPVRELMGYTWSPRQEFVHRRLCDVITLATKVLPKRMLMHPRKRSAVDRATGRLPADAPLVQTPARNLPPVEYRGQPQFYCPKV; encoded by the coding sequence GTGACTCAAGATACGTCCCCGGCCTGCCCGGTCACCAGCGACGCGGCGATCAGCGGTGGCTGCCCCGTCGCTCCCGGCGGCTATGACGGGCCTCCCGAGGCACTTGGGCCGGACTCGCTGACATGGAAGTACTTCGGCCAGTGGACCGGTCTGTTCCAGGGCACCTGGGCGGGTTCGATGCAGAACATGCATCCGCAGCTGGGTGCGGCGGTGCAGGAGCACTCGATCTTCTTCATGGAGCGGATCCCGCGGCTGCTGCGATCGATCTATCCGATCGGCGGCGTGGTCTTCGACGGTGACCGCGCGCCGATGACCGGCGCCGAGGTGCGGGATTACCACGTCGGCATCAAGGGCGTCGACGAGCAGGGCCGGCGGTACAGCGCGCTGAACCCGGAGGTCTTCTACTGGGCGCACGCCACGTTCTTCAAGTCGACACTGCTCGCGGCCGAGAAGTTCGGCGGCGGGATCAGCGAGGCCGACAAGCGTCAGCTGTTCGACGAGCACGTCACCTGGTACCGGATGTACGGGATGAGCATGCGGCCGGTGCCCAAGTCCTGGGAGGAGTTCCAGGAGTACTGGGATCACATGTGTAACAACGTGTTGGAGAAGCACTACGCGGCGACTGAGGTCATGGATCTGTCCACCATGCCCAAACATCCCTCCCTGCGCTGGATTCCGGATCCGCTGTGGGCGCTGAACCTCAAGGTCATGCAGCGCTTCCTGACGTTCATGACTGTGGCCCTTTACGATCCGCCGGTGCGGGAGCTGATGGGGTACACCTGGTCACCCCGTCAGGAGTTCGTGCACAGGCGGCTCTGCGATGTCATCACACTCGCCACCAAGGTGCTGCCCAAGCGGATGCTGATGCACCCGCGGAAGCGTTCCGCGGTCGATCGGGCCACGGGCCGGCTGCCCGCCGATGCCCCGCTGGTGCAGACGCCGGCGCGCAACCTGCCGCCGGTGGAGTATCGCGGTCAGCCGCAGTTCTACTGCCCGAAGGTCTGA
- a CDS encoding DUF732 domain-containing protein yields MHRRLITRTAASAIAAATLGCSGLIGAATAGATSQDDQFTEVVSALGITVESPEQAVKLGHDVCTLLTQGGAQGPNPVPVVRGVVGRLTNAGMTKGQAANVMRAAVKIYCPEFGSIVGR; encoded by the coding sequence ATGCATCGCCGCTTGATTACCCGGACCGCCGCCTCGGCGATCGCTGCCGCCACCCTCGGCTGCTCGGGGTTGATCGGTGCGGCGACGGCCGGTGCCACATCGCAGGACGACCAGTTCACCGAAGTCGTGTCGGCCCTCGGCATTACCGTCGAGTCCCCCGAGCAGGCCGTCAAACTCGGCCACGACGTCTGCACCCTGCTCACCCAGGGCGGCGCCCAGGGACCGAATCCGGTGCCCGTCGTGCGCGGAGTGGTGGGCCGCCTCACCAACGCCGGCATGACCAAGGGGCAGGCCGCCAACGTGATGCGCGCAGCCGTCAAGATCTACTGCCCCGAATTCGGCTCGATCGTCGGGCGCTAG
- a CDS encoding PLP-dependent aminotransferase family protein gives MDIDRASGEAIRLQIVRQLRAAIESGLLGPGCAVPSSRRLATTLGVSRSTVVSALLELEGEGWIESAQGAGTYVSHRPDAPRSGGLDDPRTDTSADAQIEIDMRPGDVNSADVSMAGWRAAWRTVEPSSAPPPSAGCPALRQALSSYLGSSRGLPCEPRQIVVCAGTAEALTLLALAFDWRGAAVAVEDPGYPQVRDAFAALGVRWAPLDVTDPGRLLSNLRSIDAGIAAVYLTPSHQYPLGHRIDPGMRRDIIEWSRTSGVILLEDDYDSEFRFGVAPLPSLAGLDPDASTVYLGTISKVLDPGLRLSYLRVPPHLLDRVLQVRDMLGATVAAPVQQAVAHLIGSGELARHIARVRRLYQDRRRVLLQELAMVPAITHIAGTEAGLHVVAQLRRDISSAAVVDQARDHGVLVTDLDDYRAQPDAQSPGLVLGYGQLRPATIRQAVGRLAALPALRC, from the coding sequence ATGGACATCGACCGCGCCAGCGGTGAGGCCATCCGGTTGCAGATCGTGCGGCAGCTTCGGGCGGCGATCGAATCCGGGTTGCTGGGGCCGGGCTGCGCCGTGCCCTCGAGCCGCAGACTGGCCACGACACTCGGCGTCTCCAGGAGCACGGTGGTGTCAGCGCTGCTCGAACTCGAGGGCGAGGGCTGGATCGAGTCCGCCCAGGGCGCAGGCACTTACGTGTCGCATCGACCGGACGCCCCACGCTCGGGCGGCCTCGACGACCCGCGCACCGACACCTCTGCCGATGCACAGATCGAGATCGACATGCGCCCCGGGGATGTGAACTCCGCCGACGTCTCGATGGCGGGGTGGCGCGCGGCCTGGCGCACCGTCGAGCCCTCGAGCGCACCGCCGCCGTCGGCCGGTTGTCCCGCACTGCGTCAAGCGCTGTCGTCGTACCTGGGATCCTCGCGCGGCCTCCCCTGCGAACCCCGGCAGATCGTGGTGTGCGCGGGCACCGCCGAGGCTCTCACCCTGCTCGCACTCGCCTTCGACTGGCGCGGTGCGGCGGTAGCCGTCGAGGACCCCGGTTACCCCCAGGTGCGTGACGCATTCGCAGCGCTGGGCGTGCGGTGGGCTCCGCTGGATGTCACCGACCCGGGACGTCTGCTCAGCAATCTGCGGTCCATCGATGCGGGGATCGCCGCGGTGTACCTAACCCCCAGCCACCAATATCCACTGGGGCATCGGATCGATCCAGGCATGCGGCGCGACATCATCGAGTGGTCACGCACGTCCGGGGTGATCCTCCTGGAGGACGACTACGACAGCGAGTTCCGGTTCGGGGTCGCGCCGCTGCCCAGCCTCGCCGGCCTGGACCCCGACGCCAGCACCGTGTACCTGGGCACCATCTCGAAGGTGCTCGACCCGGGACTTCGGCTGAGCTATCTGCGGGTGCCGCCACACCTGCTCGACCGCGTCCTGCAGGTGCGCGACATGCTGGGGGCCACCGTCGCCGCACCCGTTCAACAGGCCGTCGCGCACCTCATCGGCAGCGGCGAGCTGGCCCGCCACATCGCCCGGGTGCGTCGGCTCTACCAAGACCGACGCCGGGTGTTGTTGCAGGAGCTTGCGATGGTCCCGGCGATCACTCATATCGCGGGAACCGAGGCCGGATTGCACGTGGTGGCACAGCTGCGCCGGGACATCTCGTCGGCCGCCGTTGTCGACCAAGCCCGGGATCACGGTGTGCTCGTCACTGATCTGGACGATTACCGGGCCCAGCCCGACGCCCAGAGTCCAGGTCTCGTGCTTGGGTACGGCCAGTTGCGGCCCGCCACGATCCGGCAGGCAGTGGGCCGACTTGCGGCGCTGCCCGCGCTGCGGTGTTAG
- a CDS encoding serine/threonine-protein kinase — MSDPQLVGGRYELRGLLGRGGMAEVRAGWDVRLKRPVAVKLLHRALLTDPEHRARFEFEARSAAALNHPNIVVVHDGGEHRGVPYLVMERLPGASLADAVARGPMPPDAVRAVLIDVLAGLGAAHAAGILHRDVKPANVLFGASGEAKLADFGIAKSGGTDLTRVGQMVGTMAYLSPERIAGRPATPIDDLYAAGVVGYEALTGRMPFPQNEPAALVRAIAEHDLPPLATVRPDVDPVLAGVIDRAMSSDPAQRFGSAEAMRAALLGVRPPTRVMAAPPLPLTGALMPPPPSGRRRKLLALTAGAAAVVLALILVIAEATSSGPGTSVPPTTSSSTSSTTSSAVPVTTSVTWPTTSATTMEPRQRPGNGNGNGPPGRGNEKPKKPKHDD; from the coding sequence GTGTCGGACCCTCAACTCGTCGGCGGACGATACGAACTCCGTGGTCTGCTCGGGCGCGGGGGCATGGCAGAGGTGCGCGCCGGGTGGGATGTCCGCCTCAAACGCCCCGTGGCGGTCAAGCTGCTCCACCGCGCACTGCTGACGGATCCGGAGCACCGGGCGCGGTTCGAGTTCGAGGCTCGCTCGGCCGCGGCCCTGAACCATCCGAACATCGTCGTGGTGCACGACGGCGGGGAGCACCGGGGCGTGCCGTATCTAGTGATGGAGCGGCTGCCCGGGGCGTCGCTCGCCGATGCCGTCGCGCGTGGGCCGATGCCGCCCGACGCCGTGCGTGCGGTTCTGATCGACGTTCTGGCCGGGCTGGGTGCCGCGCACGCGGCGGGCATCCTGCACCGCGACGTGAAGCCCGCCAACGTTCTGTTCGGGGCGTCGGGGGAGGCCAAGCTCGCCGACTTCGGCATCGCCAAGTCCGGCGGCACGGACCTCACTCGGGTGGGCCAAATGGTGGGCACCATGGCCTATCTGAGCCCCGAACGCATCGCCGGACGGCCCGCGACGCCAATCGACGATCTCTACGCGGCGGGAGTGGTCGGCTACGAGGCGCTGACAGGCCGCATGCCCTTCCCGCAGAACGAGCCGGCCGCGCTGGTGCGCGCGATCGCCGAGCACGACCTGCCGCCGCTGGCGACGGTACGTCCCGACGTCGACCCCGTACTGGCGGGCGTGATCGACCGCGCTATGTCCTCGGATCCCGCGCAGCGGTTCGGCAGTGCCGAGGCCATGCGCGCGGCCCTGCTCGGAGTGCGCCCGCCGACGCGGGTCATGGCAGCGCCGCCGTTGCCGCTCACCGGTGCCCTCATGCCGCCACCTCCGTCGGGACGACGACGAAAGTTGTTGGCTCTCACAGCGGGTGCCGCGGCCGTGGTGCTGGCGCTGATCCTGGTGATCGCCGAGGCGACGAGTTCGGGGCCCGGCACCTCCGTGCCGCCCACGACTTCATCTTCGACAAGCTCCACCACGTCGTCGGCTGTGCCCGTCACCACGTCGGTCACCTGGCCAACGACCTCGGCGACGACGATGGAGCCTCGGCAACGGCCAGGCAACGGCAACGGCAACGGACCGCCGGGCCGCGGCAACGAGAAGCCGAAGAAGCCCAAGCACGACGACTGA
- a CDS encoding helix-turn-helix transcriptional regulator encodes MDASWWRYVMTVTSNAAQKDIASATGIDQSSISRWQRGTTKPRAEAVVAFARAYGRSPVEALVAAGYLSSSEVGVVELTTLTGDLTGASIDSLLSEIRRRVLAADPDAQQLWPTGWSTDHPGVGRPQDSEQSGDLNH; translated from the coding sequence ATGGATGCATCGTGGTGGCGGTACGTCATGACGGTGACCAGCAATGCCGCACAAAAGGACATCGCCAGCGCAACTGGCATCGATCAATCCAGCATCTCCCGCTGGCAACGGGGCACGACCAAACCGCGCGCCGAAGCGGTCGTCGCATTTGCACGGGCGTACGGCCGGTCTCCGGTCGAGGCGCTGGTAGCCGCGGGCTATCTGTCCAGTAGCGAAGTGGGCGTGGTGGAGTTGACGACGCTGACCGGTGATCTCACCGGGGCATCGATCGACTCATTGTTAAGCGAGATTCGACGACGCGTGCTGGCCGCGGACCCCGACGCACAGCAGCTCTGGCCGACTGGTTGGTCCACCGATCACCCGGGAGTGGGCCGGCCCCAAGATAGCGAGCAGAGCGGCGATCTCAACCACTGA
- a CDS encoding heme-binding protein — translation MLPSMHSARRTSAVAIGTGAIAGAMLFAAATAAAEPPPPAPVPPPCTAAELARVMSGVTFDTSNYLTENPPVNDFFTSLKGQPKDQISAQVQTYLDANPGVREELQRIRQPSRDFRDRCGAPVTP, via the coding sequence ATGTTGCCCTCAATGCACTCCGCACGCCGCACGTCGGCGGTAGCCATCGGCACCGGCGCCATTGCCGGTGCCATGCTCTTCGCCGCCGCGACCGCGGCGGCCGAACCACCACCGCCTGCACCCGTTCCGCCGCCGTGCACGGCCGCCGAACTCGCGCGAGTGATGTCCGGGGTCACGTTCGACACGTCGAACTACCTGACTGAGAACCCCCCAGTCAACGACTTCTTCACGAGTCTCAAGGGCCAGCCCAAGGACCAGATCTCAGCTCAGGTGCAGACGTACCTGGATGCCAACCCGGGTGTGAGGGAGGAACTTCAACGCATCCGGCAACCCTCGAGGGACTTCCGGGATCGGTGTGGGGCCCCGGTGACCCCCTGA
- a CDS encoding AraC family transcriptional regulator produces the protein MFGDSGSQSRSVQTHDVDEAREVLGEVYVPLAVNPAGLRQLDLRIDSVRLPLLTAGFVRFGDEVSVRVPHVHSYHVNIPMAGRSMNSWGDGQHQIATASISGGVFMPDMSTEIEWSAGCEQSCIMISAREMHLQLESMLGDTVHAPVEFEHNLDLTAASAASWLGLVTIIRREGGRADGLLSHPLAAANLQRLLIDGLLLMQPHNYTHALSEGVRPASPVVVVRAIELMRTHPEAPWTAGLLAQHTGIGARALTKAFARSGEQPPMTYLRQLRLKHVQLTLLDADPRSVTVSAVASRWGFVHLGRFAEQYYQAFGERPSATLGGRRRTSAV, from the coding sequence ATGTTTGGTGATTCCGGGTCGCAATCGAGGTCGGTTCAGACCCACGATGTGGATGAGGCCCGCGAGGTGCTAGGCGAGGTATACGTACCGTTGGCTGTGAACCCGGCCGGTCTTCGACAGTTGGACCTGCGCATTGACTCGGTCCGGCTTCCTCTGCTTACTGCCGGATTCGTTCGTTTCGGCGACGAGGTATCGGTACGCGTACCGCATGTTCACTCCTACCACGTCAATATTCCGATGGCTGGGCGATCGATGAATTCTTGGGGTGACGGCCAACATCAGATCGCAACAGCCTCGATATCGGGTGGAGTATTCATGCCGGACATGTCGACTGAGATCGAATGGTCCGCAGGATGCGAACAAAGCTGCATCATGATCTCCGCGCGCGAGATGCACCTGCAACTGGAGTCGATGCTTGGCGACACCGTCCACGCACCAGTCGAATTCGAGCACAACCTGGACCTGACGGCTGCCTCGGCGGCCAGCTGGCTGGGGCTGGTGACGATTATCCGGCGCGAAGGCGGACGAGCGGATGGACTGTTGAGCCATCCGCTCGCCGCGGCCAACCTGCAGCGATTGCTCATCGATGGCCTGCTTTTGATGCAGCCGCACAACTACACTCACGCCCTGAGCGAGGGCGTCCGCCCAGCGTCGCCGGTAGTGGTGGTGCGCGCCATCGAACTGATGCGGACACACCCGGAAGCACCATGGACCGCCGGACTTCTGGCGCAGCACACCGGGATCGGCGCCAGGGCCCTCACTAAAGCCTTCGCGCGCTCCGGTGAGCAGCCACCGATGACGTATCTACGGCAACTGCGTCTCAAGCATGTGCAGTTGACGCTTCTCGATGCAGATCCGCGGTCGGTCACCGTCTCGGCGGTAGCCAGCCGCTGGGGGTTCGTACACCTCGGTCGTTTTGCTGAGCAGTACTACCAAGCATTTGGCGAACGACCCTCCGCGACTCTCGGCGGCCGTCGACGGACGAGCGCCGTCTAG
- the purU gene encoding formyltetrahydrofolate deformylase, giving the protein MAVADVGRLLLRCTDKPGLVAAVSAFLAAAGANIVSLDQHSTEQSGGTFVQRTIFHLPGLTAVRDVLERDFRDKLSVRFNMEFRLTEAAKPKRVAIMASKDDHCLLDLLWRNRRGELDMSVVMVISNHPDLADQVRPFGVPFLHVPAIKDTPAEAERRQLEMLRGNVDLVVLARYMQIISPQFLADVGCPLINIHHSFLPSFIGAAPYRRAKERGVKLVGATAHYVTDDLDEGPIIEQDVVRVDHRHGIGDLVRLGADVERAVLSRAVLWHCEDRIIRYGNQTIVF; this is encoded by the coding sequence ATGGCAGTCGCGGATGTGGGCCGGTTGTTGTTGCGCTGCACGGACAAACCGGGGCTGGTTGCCGCCGTCAGCGCCTTCCTGGCCGCGGCAGGCGCAAATATCGTGTCGCTCGATCAGCATTCGACCGAGCAGTCGGGCGGAACGTTCGTGCAGCGCACCATTTTTCACCTACCGGGGTTGACCGCGGTGCGGGACGTCCTGGAGCGTGACTTCAGGGACAAGTTGAGCGTGCGGTTCAACATGGAGTTCCGGCTTACCGAGGCGGCCAAGCCCAAGCGCGTCGCGATCATGGCCTCAAAGGACGACCACTGCCTGTTGGACCTGCTCTGGCGCAACCGGCGCGGCGAACTGGACATGTCGGTGGTGATGGTGATCTCCAACCATCCCGATCTGGCCGACCAGGTCCGCCCCTTCGGCGTGCCGTTCCTGCACGTGCCCGCAATCAAGGACACTCCGGCGGAGGCGGAAAGGCGGCAACTCGAGATGTTGCGCGGCAATGTCGATCTGGTGGTGCTGGCCCGATACATGCAGATAATCAGCCCGCAATTCCTGGCGGACGTCGGCTGCCCGCTTATCAACATCCATCACTCGTTTCTGCCGTCCTTCATCGGGGCGGCGCCGTACCGGCGGGCCAAGGAGCGCGGGGTCAAGCTCGTCGGTGCGACCGCCCACTACGTGACCGACGATCTCGATGAGGGGCCGATAATCGAGCAGGACGTCGTGAGGGTTGACCACCGTCACGGCATCGGCGACCTCGTTCGCCTCGGTGCCGACGTGGAGCGTGCCGTGCTCTCACGGGCAGTCCTCTGGCACTGTGAGGATCGCATCATTCGATACGGCAACCAGACCATCGTCTTCTGA
- a CDS encoding TetR/AcrR family transcriptional regulator: MKADFRQRLFDALEESIAEDGYPKTTIADIVRRARTSRRTFYEHFSSKDECFVALLAEANATQIRRITGAVDPTAAWDTQVRQAIEAWIASVDSRPALMLSWIRDVPALGLTARDLQRDAMENFITMVQALAQSEGFLAGGAGPVSRQRIVMLLGGLRELTAVTVESGGRMSDITDEAVDAAIALVSPRG, from the coding sequence GTGAAAGCCGATTTCCGCCAACGCCTGTTCGACGCGCTCGAGGAGTCGATCGCCGAGGACGGATATCCGAAGACCACGATCGCCGACATCGTGCGCCGGGCGCGCACGTCGCGCAGGACGTTCTACGAGCACTTCTCCAGCAAGGACGAATGCTTCGTCGCGCTGCTCGCCGAGGCCAACGCCACCCAGATCCGCCGGATCACCGGCGCCGTCGACCCGACTGCCGCATGGGACACGCAGGTGCGCCAGGCCATTGAGGCGTGGATCGCATCGGTGGACTCCCGCCCCGCGCTCATGCTGAGCTGGATCCGCGACGTGCCCGCACTGGGACTGACCGCCCGCGACCTTCAGCGCGACGCCATGGAGAACTTCATCACGATGGTTCAGGCGCTCGCCCAGTCCGAGGGGTTCCTCGCAGGCGGGGCGGGCCCCGTGTCACGGCAACGGATCGTGATGCTGCTTGGCGGCCTGCGTGAACTCACCGCGGTCACCGTCGAGAGTGGCGGCCGGATGAGTGACATCACCGATGAGGCGGTCGACGCGGCCATCGCTTTGGTCAGCCCGCGAGGTTGA
- a CDS encoding TetR/AcrR family transcriptional regulator, with the protein MASGQRRSQWSGVPLEDRQTMRRDKLVAAGVDLLGGEAGPALTVRAVCRESGLTERYFYESFADRDEFVRAVYDHVCSTAMSALTSSTTPRDAVERFVALMVDDPVRGRVLLIAPESEPVLARSGAEWMPTFIDLLQHKLTRITDAAVQAMVATGLVGALTALFTAYLNGRLTTTREQFIDYCVDMLLSRVSSH; encoded by the coding sequence GTGGCGTCAGGTCAACGACGGAGCCAGTGGTCCGGTGTGCCACTGGAGGATCGTCAGACGATGCGCCGCGACAAGCTTGTCGCCGCGGGGGTGGATCTCCTGGGCGGCGAAGCCGGTCCGGCGCTGACAGTGCGCGCCGTGTGCCGCGAATCCGGCCTGACGGAGCGCTACTTCTACGAGAGCTTCGCCGACCGTGACGAATTCGTCCGTGCGGTCTACGACCACGTGTGCAGCACCGCGATGTCGGCGCTGACCTCGTCGACCACCCCACGCGACGCCGTCGAACGCTTCGTCGCCCTGATGGTCGACGACCCGGTTCGAGGCCGGGTGCTGTTGATCGCACCCGAGAGTGAACCCGTGTTGGCCCGGTCCGGCGCGGAATGGATGCCGACGTTCATCGACCTGCTTCAGCACAAGCTGACGCGGATCACCGATGCCGCCGTGCAGGCGATGGTCGCCACGGGCCTGGTCGGCGCGCTCACGGCGCTGTTCACGGCGTATCTCAACGGGCGCCTGACGACAACCCGCGAGCAGTTCATCGACTACTGCGTCGACATGCTGCTCAGCCGGGTGTCATCGCATTGA
- a CDS encoding DUF2510 domain-containing protein — translation MLYPVNSRFWRRHPALVAGSVALAVWLSLQGWYATLAVLATAATLIAIRRTRRARSIERAGLRARAEYENRLTGYGDPRGVFGRYPPARAGWFTDPVSQWRLRYFDGWSWTGHTAVRPQTFGQ, via the coding sequence ATGCTGTATCCGGTCAACTCGAGGTTCTGGCGACGCCATCCGGCTCTGGTCGCCGGTTCAGTGGCACTCGCGGTCTGGCTGTCACTGCAGGGCTGGTACGCGACTCTGGCCGTGTTGGCCACGGCGGCAACGCTGATCGCGATCCGTCGAACGCGCCGTGCGCGGTCGATCGAGCGCGCCGGATTACGCGCACGCGCGGAGTACGAGAACCGCCTCACGGGTTACGGCGACCCCCGCGGTGTGTTCGGGCGATACCCTCCCGCGCGAGCCGGATGGTTCACCGACCCGGTGAGCCAATGGCGGCTGCGCTACTTCGACGGCTGGTCGTGGACGGGCCACACCGCCGTACGCCCTCAGACCTTCGGGCAGTAG
- a CDS encoding acyl-ACP desaturase — protein sequence MSKEFTDLQLLQELEPVVEQNINRHMSMRKDWNPHDYIPWSDGKNFYALGGQEWSPEESKLSEIAQTAMVQNLLTEDNLPSYHREIAMNFTMDGPWGWWVNRWTAEENRHGIALRDYLLVTRAIDPVELETLRLEQVTRGFSPGQGQQGEMFAERLFDSVIYVTFQELATRVSHRNTGKACNETVADQLLGRISADENLHMIFYRDVSAAGMDIAPNQAMKSLHRVLRNFKMPGYTVPEFRRKAVIIAVGGVYDPRIHLDDVVMPVLKKWRIFEREDFTGEAAEMRDDLGKLIEELEETCKKFETAKQRRLERERQVAEKKAMKNLLVTSSSS from the coding sequence ATGTCGAAGGAATTCACCGACCTGCAGCTTCTGCAGGAGCTAGAGCCGGTCGTCGAGCAGAACATCAATCGGCACATGTCGATGCGCAAGGACTGGAACCCCCACGACTACATCCCGTGGTCAGACGGCAAGAACTTCTACGCCCTCGGCGGCCAGGAGTGGTCGCCCGAGGAGTCCAAGCTGTCTGAAATCGCGCAGACCGCCATGGTGCAGAACCTGTTGACCGAGGACAACCTGCCCTCGTATCACCGCGAGATCGCCATGAACTTCACCATGGACGGCCCCTGGGGCTGGTGGGTCAACCGCTGGACCGCCGAGGAGAACCGGCACGGTATCGCGCTGCGCGACTACCTCCTGGTCACCCGGGCCATCGACCCCGTCGAGCTGGAGACCCTGCGCCTCGAGCAGGTCACCCGCGGATTCAGCCCCGGCCAGGGCCAGCAGGGCGAGATGTTCGCCGAGCGCCTGTTCGACTCGGTCATCTACGTGACGTTCCAGGAACTCGCCACTCGGGTCAGCCACCGCAACACCGGCAAGGCCTGCAACGAGACGGTTGCCGACCAGCTGCTCGGCCGAATCTCAGCCGACGAGAACCTGCACATGATCTTCTACCGGGACGTGTCGGCCGCCGGTATGGACATCGCCCCCAACCAGGCGATGAAGTCGCTGCACCGCGTGCTGCGCAACTTCAAGATGCCCGGATACACGGTGCCCGAGTTCCGTCGCAAGGCCGTGATCATCGCCGTCGGCGGCGTATACGACCCCCGGATCCACCTCGATGACGTCGTGATGCCGGTGCTGAAGAAGTGGCGCATCTTCGAGCGTGAGGACTTCACCGGCGAGGCCGCCGAGATGCGCGATGACCTCGGCAAGCTCATCGAGGAACTCGAGGAGACCTGCAAGAAGTTCGAGACCGCCAAGCAGCGCCGCCTAGAGCGTGAGCGGCAGGTGGCGGAGAAGAAGGCGATGAAGAACCTTCTGGTGACGTCATCGTCGTCCTAA
- a CDS encoding TetR/AcrR family transcriptional regulator, producing MVRPAQTARSERTRDALQKAALVRFLGQGLEETSAEQIAADAGVSLRTFYRHYTSKHDLLFADYDAGLQWFRAALAEQSGEESIIDSVHAAVMSAPYDVDAVAKIAELRARELDPGRIVRHIRQVEADFAEAVEEYLTRSDPPAAGTDERLRITVTARCISAAVFGAMEVWMLDENRSVPELARLCRTALESVSEGFDADRR from the coding sequence ATGGTCCGACCTGCGCAGACCGCACGCAGCGAGCGCACTCGCGACGCGCTGCAGAAGGCGGCGCTGGTGCGCTTCCTGGGGCAGGGGCTCGAGGAGACCTCCGCGGAGCAGATTGCCGCTGACGCGGGGGTGTCGCTGCGGACGTTCTACCGGCACTACACGTCGAAGCACGACTTGTTGTTCGCCGACTACGACGCGGGGCTGCAGTGGTTTCGCGCCGCGTTGGCCGAGCAGTCCGGCGAGGAGTCGATCATCGACTCGGTGCACGCGGCGGTGATGTCGGCACCCTATGACGTCGACGCGGTGGCCAAGATCGCCGAGTTGCGTGCGCGGGAACTCGACCCCGGGCGCATCGTCCGGCACATCCGTCAGGTGGAGGCCGACTTCGCCGAGGCGGTCGAGGAGTATCTGACGCGCAGCGACCCACCCGCGGCGGGTACCGACGAACGGCTGCGCATCACCGTCACGGCGCGCTGCATCTCGGCCGCGGTGTTCGGCGCGATGGAGGTGTGGATGCTCGACGAGAACCGGTCCGTGCCCGAACTCGCGCGGCTGTGCCGCACTGCGCTGGAGTCGGTTTCCGAGGGGTTCGACGCGGATCGCCGCTGA
- a CDS encoding pyridoxamine 5'-phosphate oxidase family protein, whose translation MTVSLDELPDTPELRVHRYKELQRRNRSDLHAILDAGTIAHIGFVRPDGKPMVIPMAYVRDGEFLLMHGSSGAGLTKSANAGVDLVATISIFDGLVYAQSLFDSTVNYRCAVVFGTALAVPAEEREDCVRKISEHLMPGRWTEVRPPTKRELAATYVLRLSLDSASVKAREGHPDEAPEPGIWTGYVPFDTGIGQPVTQPGVEAERPESLKKSAAAWSRRLARP comes from the coding sequence ATGACAGTGAGCCTCGATGAGCTGCCCGATACCCCCGAGCTTCGCGTGCACCGCTACAAGGAGCTGCAGCGAAGGAACCGCTCTGATCTGCACGCCATCCTTGATGCCGGCACCATCGCGCACATCGGATTCGTCCGCCCAGACGGCAAGCCGATGGTGATCCCAATGGCCTACGTGCGAGACGGCGAGTTCCTGCTCATGCACGGTTCGTCGGGGGCGGGGCTCACCAAGTCGGCGAACGCAGGTGTGGATCTCGTGGCAACGATCTCGATCTTCGATGGACTCGTCTACGCCCAATCCCTGTTCGACTCGACTGTGAACTACCGCTGCGCCGTCGTCTTCGGCACCGCGCTCGCCGTGCCTGCCGAGGAACGTGAGGACTGCGTGCGCAAGATCTCCGAGCACCTCATGCCCGGGCGATGGACCGAAGTGCGTCCACCGACCAAACGCGAACTGGCCGCCACCTATGTGCTGCGACTGTCGCTGGACTCGGCCAGCGTGAAGGCGAGAGAGGGACATCCCGACGAGGCCCCCGAGCCCGGCATCTGGACCGGCTACGTTCCGTTCGACACCGGCATCGGGCAGCCGGTGACCCAGCCCGGTGTCGAGGCCGAGCGACCCGAGTCCCTGAAGAAGTCAGCCGCGGCTTGGTCCCGGCGGCTGGCACGGCCGTAG